A single Campylobacter concisus DNA region contains:
- a CDS encoding peptidoglycan DD-metalloendopeptidase family protein, protein MPRIFIIFAILSINLYAIKPSVEELSWPNGSNFLNFLETNKIPLSLYYNLATEDQELTEEIIAGTKYQIYKDDNGNTKQVLIPVSDELQMHIFRDDNDKFKLEFLPISYQSEDKFLALKVDKSVSEDIFDYTGSGTLALGFKEIFKGSGIDFKKINKGDTIAIVYNQKIRMGRSFGTPEIYAAMIETKNKRYVMYKFEDKFYDKNGKKNDKFLLVRPLANARITSAFTLKRWHPILQRYRAHLGVDYGAPKGTPIKAAGDGTVKFVGQKSGYGRTVIISHAGGYETLYAHLNGFAKGIKGGLKVKQGTLIAYVGTSGMSTGPHLHFGLYRDNKPINPESAIKVVKSLEDKKESAKFKAVVSKNDELIKNALSNEKEYHKVEFFPNVIEF, encoded by the coding sequence ATGCCTCGTATTTTTATAATTTTTGCAATATTATCTATAAATTTATACGCTATAAAGCCAAGTGTCGAAGAGCTTAGCTGGCCAAATGGAAGTAACTTCTTAAATTTCTTAGAGACAAACAAAATCCCACTTTCACTTTACTATAACTTAGCAACCGAAGATCAAGAGCTAACAGAAGAGATCATCGCTGGCACAAAGTATCAAATTTATAAAGACGACAACGGTAACACTAAACAAGTACTAATCCCTGTTAGTGACGAGCTTCAAATGCATATTTTTAGAGATGACAATGATAAATTTAAGCTCGAATTTCTTCCCATCTCTTATCAAAGTGAGGATAAATTTTTAGCCTTAAAGGTGGACAAATCAGTCTCAGAAGACATTTTTGACTACACTGGCTCTGGCACATTAGCTCTTGGCTTTAAGGAAATTTTTAAAGGAAGTGGCATTGATTTTAAAAAGATAAACAAAGGCGATACGATTGCTATCGTTTATAATCAAAAAATACGCATGGGCCGCTCTTTTGGCACTCCAGAAATTTATGCTGCGATGATAGAAACAAAAAATAAACGATACGTTATGTATAAATTTGAAGATAAATTTTATGATAAAAACGGTAAGAAAAATGATAAATTTTTACTAGTCCGCCCTCTTGCAAACGCTAGAATCACATCAGCTTTTACCCTAAAAAGATGGCACCCTATTTTACAAAGATATAGAGCGCACCTTGGCGTTGACTACGGTGCTCCAAAAGGAACACCAATCAAAGCCGCAGGCGATGGCACGGTTAAATTTGTCGGACAAAAAAGTGGATATGGCAGAACCGTTATCATCTCTCATGCTGGTGGCTATGAGACACTTTATGCTCACCTAAATGGCTTTGCTAAAGGCATAAAAGGTGGTCTAAAAGTCAAGCAAGGTACGCTCATAGCCTACGTTGGAACAAGTGGTATGAGCACAGGACCGCACCTTCACTTTGGTCTTTATAGAGACAATAAACCTATCAATCCAGAAAGTGCAATAAAGGTTGTTAAAAGCCTTGAAGACAAGAAAGAATCAGCCAAATTTAAAGCAGTTGTTAGCAAAAATGACGAGCTAATAAAAAATGCTTTAAGCAATGAAAAAGAGTATCACAAAGTGGAATTTTTTCCTAATGTAATAGAATTTTAA
- the mgtE gene encoding magnesium transporter produces MSQELEEAKELIDQHLDENLEDGELSAYELAQHLKTLKKHDEELFAKYLEKLDPEILGDVAIELPDHMLKDVIDTLPAEKIVEALEELESDDATDLLQYIEDIDEDKARELFNELDKENQNEILRLRSYDEDRAGAHMQTELFSAHLEEKLGSAVARLRQEKQEGKLENVSQLFIIDKNSVLQYAIPLEDLILFDFTKTLKQNIESTQIDHYKPHMANDMDLMQDVADMFQEYDLNVIAVTSSTGILLGRITSDDIHDYIQESATEQIYNLAGVDDESEEDDTLFKAGRGRAVWLGVNLLTALFSSSIIGLFDETIAAYVALAVLMPIVASMGGNTGTQALAVTVRRLALGEIEFKDAKNVLKREVSISLINGLIFGVVMGIIASVWFDKGMLGVVIGLSMVTNLFFAGFFGTIIPLTLRRFNIDPAVGSAVILTTFTDAIGFFSFLGLAKWILL; encoded by the coding sequence TTGAGCCAAGAACTAGAAGAAGCAAAAGAGCTGATAGATCAGCATTTAGATGAAAATTTAGAAGACGGCGAGCTCTCTGCATACGAGCTAGCCCAGCACCTAAAAACACTTAAAAAGCACGACGAGGAGCTTTTTGCCAAGTATCTTGAAAAGCTAGATCCTGAAATTTTGGGTGACGTGGCGATAGAGTTACCTGATCACATGCTAAAAGACGTGATCGACACGCTCCCGGCTGAAAAGATCGTAGAAGCGCTCGAAGAGCTAGAGAGTGACGATGCTACTGACCTACTCCAATACATCGAAGATATCGATGAGGACAAGGCTAGAGAGCTTTTTAACGAGCTAGATAAAGAAAATCAAAACGAAATTTTAAGACTTAGAAGCTACGATGAGGATAGAGCTGGTGCGCACATGCAAACAGAGCTATTTTCAGCTCATCTTGAAGAGAAGCTTGGCAGCGCAGTTGCAAGACTAAGACAAGAGAAGCAAGAAGGAAAACTAGAAAACGTCTCACAGCTTTTCATCATCGATAAAAATAGCGTCTTGCAATACGCCATCCCGCTTGAAGATCTCATCCTTTTTGACTTCACAAAAACGCTAAAACAAAATATCGAATCAACCCAGATCGACCACTACAAGCCTCACATGGCAAATGATATGGATCTCATGCAAGATGTCGCTGATATGTTTCAAGAGTACGATTTAAATGTTATTGCAGTTACAAGTAGCACTGGAATTTTGCTTGGTCGTATCACGTCTGATGACATCCATGACTACATCCAAGAGAGTGCAACAGAGCAAATTTATAACCTAGCCGGCGTTGATGACGAGTCAGAAGAGGACGATACGCTTTTTAAAGCTGGTCGTGGTCGTGCGGTTTGGCTTGGCGTAAATTTACTAACAGCTCTTTTTAGCTCGTCTATAATCGGACTTTTTGACGAGACAATCGCAGCCTACGTCGCTCTTGCTGTTTTAATGCCAATAGTTGCATCAATGGGCGGAAATACCGGCACACAAGCGCTTGCCGTTACGGTTCGTCGATTGGCACTTGGCGAGATCGAGTTTAAAGATGCCAAAAATGTTTTAAAACGCGAGGTTAGTATTTCACTCATAAATGGACTAATCTTTGGTGTGGTAATGGGCATAATCGCCTCTGTTTGGTTTGACAAAGGTATGCTTGGCGTTGTTATTGGGCTTAGCATGGTTACGAATTTATTCTTTGCTGGCTTTTTTGGCACGATCATACCTTTAACGCTAAGGCGCTTTAACATAGATCCTGCAGTCGGCTCAGCCGTCATTCTTACTACTTTTACTGATGCGATAGGATTTTTTAGCTTTTTAGGACTTGCAAAATGGATACTACTATAA
- a CDS encoding NUDIX domain-containing protein: MDTTITNLEILPLDESKYLKPFKMKFMQNGVQRDWDCVKVMNSVSIFLYHEQKDAFLFVKQFRPAVWYSQEKEGIKTNEQGFTYELCAGLMDKGLSEEQTAREEAVEEVGYELKDIERITMTYGAFGFGGNTQTMFYAKIDESMKVNSGGGVDGEDIELVFIKREDMMKFAFDESKVKGFGLIFAYLWWEKFKS; this comes from the coding sequence ATGGATACTACTATAACTAATTTAGAAATTCTACCTCTTGATGAGTCAAAATACCTAAAGCCATTTAAGATGAAATTTATGCAAAATGGTGTCCAAAGAGACTGGGACTGCGTAAAAGTGATGAATAGTGTTAGTATTTTTTTATATCACGAGCAAAAAGATGCCTTTTTGTTTGTAAAGCAGTTTCGTCCTGCTGTTTGGTACTCGCAAGAGAAAGAAGGCATCAAGACAAATGAGCAAGGCTTTACTTACGAGCTTTGCGCAGGGCTTATGGATAAAGGACTTAGCGAAGAGCAAACAGCTAGAGAAGAGGCGGTCGAAGAAGTGGGCTATGAGCTAAAAGATATAGAGCGCATTACTATGACATACGGTGCTTTTGGCTTTGGAGGCAACACACAAACTATGTTTTACGCAAAGATCGATGAGAGCATGAAGGTAAATTCTGGCGGTGGCGTCGATGGCGAAGATATCGAGCTTGTTTTCATAAAACGAGAAGATATGATGAAATTTGCCTTTGACGAGAGCAAAGTCAAGGGTTTTGGGCTTATCTTTGCTTATTTGTGGTGGGAGAAATTTAAAAGCTAA